Proteins found in one Bicyclus anynana unplaced genomic scaffold, ilBicAnyn1.1 scaffold_71, whole genome shotgun sequence genomic segment:
- the LOC128199825 gene encoding uncharacterized protein LOC128199825 isoform X1: MKEMSIKENKKQKPFSERLDTATSLSNSQLFVKNFCNITHQAQDFILMQLKLAGKKKKAMRYTTNEKLLSLSLMKESPKGYRLLQKIFNLPTKRTLNRLAENITFDVGINDNIFKILKNKAQKWTTKKKLCSILFDEVALTPHLTYVESQDEIRGFKDFGNNREFKFCDHALVFMLRGVCSKWRQPISFYFCEGTTAAVTVVQILKEVVTRVCESSLIPVAVVCDQGSTFRTAINILKRETERKKNLNEQHYDGTVEIFNHELNVVYDPPHLLKGLRNNFLNKDMIFKGRIATWSDILSVYNADCQLGHTRMNKKLTDHHVYTEKMKKMKVSVAAHCVASASDEYITPIFPTLEFKLELILKSYLIRK; the protein is encoded by the exons atgaaAGAAATGTCTATCAAAGAAAACAAGAAGCAAAAGCCATTTTCCGAAAGATTAGATACTGCTACATCACTAAGTAATAGCCaattgtttgttaaaaatttttgcAACATTACTCATCAAGCACAAGATTTTATTCTTATGCAGTTGAAACTGGCAGGTAAAAAGAAGAAAGCAATGCGATACACCACAAATGAAAAGcttttatcattatcactaaTGAAGGAAAGCCCTAAAGGATATAGGCTATTACAAAAGATATTTAACTTGCCTACTAAAAGAACTCTAAACCGCCTTGCTGAAAACATAACATTTGATGTGGGcataaatgataatatttttaaaatattaaaaaacaaagctCAAAAATGGACCACAAAGAAAAAATTGTGTTCAATCCTGTTTGATGAAGTAGCTCTCACGCCTCATCTCACATATGTTGAGTCACAAGATGAAATAAGGGGCTTTAAGGACTTTGGGAATAACagagaatttaaattttgtgaTCATGCTCTGGTATTCATGTTAAGAGGAGTCTGCTCAAAGTGGAGACAacctatttcattttatttttgtgaggGTACTACTGCAGCTGTTACAGTTGTACAGATTTTGAAAGAAGTGGTCACAAGAGTATGTGAGTCAAGCTTGATACCCGTGGCTGTTGTGTGTGACCAAGGTTCTACATTTCGAAcagctataaatatattaaagagaGAAACAGAACGCAAAAAGAATTTGAATGAACAACATTATG atGGAACTGTTGAGATATTCAATCATGAATTAAATGTGGTGTATGATCCACCACATTTACTAAAAGGActaagaaataattttttaaacaaggATATGATCTTTAAAGGGAGGATTGCCACTTGGAGTGACATACTCTCAGTTTACAATGCAGATTGCCAATTAGGTCACACAAGAATGAATAAAAAGTTAACAGATCACCATGTTTACActgagaaaatgaaaaaaatgaaagTGTCTGTGGCTGCCCACTGtgtggcgtccgctagtgatgaaTACATCACCCCTATTTTCCCAACCTTAGAGTTCAAATTGGAACTAATTTTGAAGTCCTAtctaataagaaaataa
- the LOC128199825 gene encoding uncharacterized protein LOC128199825 isoform X2, giving the protein MKDHDYALSYQIEGSVDLAEGTSTNVKTDGKCPTVSEMQTHETLEILDNQPVSILGTVSTDLKHSGQQIKSKGTPRKYLVKGRVNLTTTT; this is encoded by the exons ATGAAAGATCATGACTATGCTTTGAGTTATCAAATCGAAGGGTCTGTCGACCTAGCAGAAGGGACATCAACTAATGTGAAAACTGAcg GTAAATGTCCTACTGTATCAGAAATGCAAACACATGAAACATTGGAAATTCTTGACAACCAGCCTGTATCAATATTAGGAACTGTATCAAcag ATTTGAAACACAGTGGGCAGCAAATTAAAAGTAAAGGAACACCAAGGAAATATCTTGTTAAAGGAAGAG TGAACCTGACAACAACAACATAG